From Anaerohalosphaera lusitana, one genomic window encodes:
- a CDS encoding response regulator translates to MVRETTILIAEDDAGHFLLVKKNLWQSCVAQDILHFKDGQEVLNFLFKRGDGPVREDGRSYLLLLDIRMPKVDGREVLRQIKQDEDLRDMPVIMLTTTDAPDEINRCYELGCSFYIIKPVDYRDFMDSVSNLGAFLSLSGVKIPSLAGSGEHEHIASEHKSPY, encoded by the coding sequence ATGGTTCGCGAAACGACAATACTTATTGCTGAAGACGATGCAGGCCACTTTCTGCTGGTTAAGAAGAACCTCTGGCAAAGTTGTGTAGCTCAAGACATTCTTCACTTCAAGGACGGACAGGAGGTGCTTAATTTTTTGTTCAAGAGAGGTGATGGACCGGTCAGAGAAGATGGACGCAGTTACCTGCTTCTTCTGGACATAAGAATGCCCAAAGTTGATGGTCGGGAGGTTCTCAGACAGATCAAACAGGATGAAGACCTGCGTGATATGCCTGTGATCATGCTGACCACCACTGATGCACCTGACGAAATAAACCGTTGCTATGAGCTTGGCTGCAGCTTCTACATAATCAAGCCCGTTGATTACAGAGATTTTATGGATTCCGTCTCTAACCTTGGGGCATTTTTATCACTGTCAGGCGTTAAAATTCCCAGCCTTGCCGGATCGGGCGAGCATGAGCATATAGCTTCTGAACATAAGAGTCCTTACTGA
- a CDS encoding response regulator, which produces MNQHVKATDVKKARILLVDDHPIVRQGLSELINHEDDMVVCGHAEESYEAMSFIRNETLDMVIVDISLRETSGMELIKDIRAQRPHMPILTLSMHDESLYAERALRAGANGYVMKQEATDVLVGAIRKVMDGELHLSDNMAARMVRKLVGGKMKVESSPIDRLSDRELEVFRLTGQGLGTRHIAERLHLSIKTIETYRAHIKEKLSLGDAAELLQYAIQWVNSEVMSQPPETRT; this is translated from the coding sequence ATGAATCAGCATGTAAAAGCGACAGATGTAAAAAAGGCCCGCATTCTGCTGGTAGATGACCACCCCATAGTCAGGCAAGGATTAAGTGAACTGATCAACCACGAAGACGACATGGTTGTCTGCGGCCACGCTGAAGAATCCTATGAAGCAATGTCTTTCATCCGAAATGAGACTCTTGACATGGTCATAGTTGACATTTCCCTGCGTGAAACCAGCGGGATGGAACTGATCAAGGACATACGTGCACAGAGACCTCACATGCCTATACTCACACTTTCAATGCATGACGAGTCACTTTACGCTGAGCGTGCGCTGCGGGCAGGAGCGAACGGGTACGTTATGAAACAGGAAGCCACAGACGTATTGGTTGGCGCAATTCGCAAGGTCATGGACGGCGAATTACATCTCAGTGACAATATGGCTGCCAGAATGGTACGCAAGCTAGTCGGCGGTAAAATGAAAGTGGAATCATCCCCGATTGACCGTCTCAGCGATCGGGAACTGGAGGTATTTAGACTAACAGGCCAGGGCCTTGGAACAAGGCACATTGCTGAAAGGCTCCATCTGAGCATAAAAACGATCGAAACCTACAGAGCACACATCAAGGAAAAGCTTAGCTTAGGTGATGCTGCCGAACTTTTGCAGTATGCCATACAGTGGGTAAACAGCGAAGTGATGTCGCAACCGCCTGAAACGCGGACCTGA
- a CDS encoding glycosyltransferase family 4 protein: MGPSLKIVFVSSFKPRKCGIASFTSDLISSTKMLQGERFFPEVIALESDGEFQYDKPVTLRLRKNAEYHYVYAADYVNMSDVDMVCIQHEYGLFGGEAGSHLSIFLERVKKPVITTLHTILDKPDVKQFELLKEICGRSDKVVVMSYRGATLLKELYRVPARKIIHIPHGIPDFPFSESTSWKRELNLGDRRIITTFGLLSPNKGIEIMLKALTTIIKTDPSVLYMVLGTVHPEIVRREGYTLQTDLAKKAKQLGVAGHVAFYNRFVSDRELLTFLGATDVYVSPYLHPEQVSSGTLAFAIGFGKAVVSTPFYAAQELLADGRGKLVDFGNSEELADTVIDIITHPGKLWDMRRRAYAYGREMRWSKVSRAYWDLFLSCLENRTESYNIVTTDETRLPFLPHNARNKGP, from the coding sequence ATGGGCCCATCGCTGAAAATTGTCTTTGTATCGTCATTCAAGCCGCGTAAATGCGGGATAGCCTCCTTTACCAGCGATCTCATATCAAGCACAAAGATGCTTCAGGGTGAACGTTTTTTTCCTGAAGTGATAGCCCTTGAGAGCGATGGTGAGTTCCAATACGATAAGCCCGTAACACTCCGCCTGAGAAAGAATGCGGAGTATCATTATGTATACGCCGCCGATTACGTAAACATGAGTGATGTTGACATGGTATGCATACAGCACGAGTACGGCCTCTTTGGCGGCGAGGCAGGCAGCCATCTTTCGATATTCCTCGAACGTGTAAAAAAACCGGTCATCACTACCCTGCATACCATATTGGACAAGCCCGACGTAAAGCAGTTCGAGCTTCTCAAGGAGATATGCGGCCGATCCGATAAGGTTGTGGTGATGAGTTACAGGGGGGCAACTTTGCTCAAAGAACTGTACCGGGTACCGGCTCGAAAAATAATACATATCCCTCATGGCATACCTGATTTCCCATTTTCCGAAAGCACATCATGGAAGCGTGAATTAAATCTCGGTGACAGGCGTATAATCACGACATTCGGCCTTCTAAGCCCTAACAAAGGCATAGAAATAATGCTGAAAGCACTTACCACCATCATCAAGACCGATCCATCGGTACTTTACATGGTTTTAGGCACCGTACACCCGGAAATAGTGCGAAGAGAAGGTTACACCCTCCAAACCGATCTGGCGAAGAAAGCAAAACAGCTCGGAGTTGCAGGCCATGTAGCCTTTTATAATCGATTCGTAAGTGACCGTGAACTCCTAACCTTTTTGGGTGCTACAGACGTATATGTCAGCCCCTATCTGCATCCTGAGCAGGTTTCCAGCGGAACACTGGCCTTTGCGATAGGTTTTGGCAAAGCCGTGGTGTCTACGCCCTTTTACGCAGCGCAGGAATTGTTGGCCGATGGCAGAGGAAAACTGGTAGATTTCGGCAACAGTGAAGAACTTGCAGATACAGTAATCGATATTATCACCCATCCTGGCAAGTTGTGGGACATGAGAAGGCGTGCCTATGCTTACGGAAGGGAGATGCGATGGTCGAAAGTGAGCCGGGCCTACTGGGATCTGTTTTTGTCATGCCTTGAAAACAGAACCGAATCATACAATATTGTTACGACGGACGAAACCAGGTTGCCTTTTTTGCCCCATAACGCTCGAAACAAGGGACCATAA